The following are encoded in a window of Deltaproteobacteria bacterium genomic DNA:
- a CDS encoding DUF1801 domain-containing protein, which yields MTGKASAAKAAEGDQPVFDYIASLPQPQRGIAERIDALAAKTLPDLQRGVKWGMAYYGVGGGWCFSSGAFVGHVKLMFIRGTELEPEPPVTPIGMGKSTRGVELASADELDESQAASWVRQAAAMPFFGASKTRLSSTSRSRRRR from the coding sequence ATGACGGGAAAGGCGAGCGCCGCGAAGGCCGCCGAGGGTGACCAGCCCGTCTTCGATTACATCGCCAGCCTTCCGCAGCCTCAGCGCGGCATCGCCGAGCGCATCGATGCCCTGGCGGCCAAGACGCTGCCGGACCTCCAGCGCGGCGTGAAGTGGGGAATGGCGTACTACGGCGTCGGCGGCGGCTGGTGCTTCTCATCCGGCGCTTTCGTCGGCCATGTAAAGCTCATGTTCATCCGCGGCACCGAGCTCGAGCCGGAGCCGCCGGTGACGCCGATCGGAATGGGCAAGTCCACGCGCGGCGTCGAGCTGGCGTCCGCGGACGAGCTCGACGAGAGCCAGGCAGCCTCGTGGGTGAGGCAGGCCGCAGCCATGCCCTTCTTCGGAGCGAGCAAGACCAGGTTGTCTTCGACGTCGCGCTCACGCCGGCGACGTTGA